One window from the genome of Paramisgurnus dabryanus chromosome 20, PD_genome_1.1, whole genome shotgun sequence encodes:
- the sh2d4ba gene encoding SH2 domain-containing protein 4B, whose amino-acid sequence MMQQILRDMFVDPELLDELNEGQKQILFYKIRQEQVRRWTEHDSQQEGSWERSRVLTNRDETRKSVQWLKGRDGEVWVWIMGEAPGDKPHELIVKELMEERAKRQAQLEAQELWRKKEEEIKQKFRDAITKEKARLVAGKWKEEAEDRKAAKQEEERIREKLKKQEEEERKREEEEIRRAEEERAKELYMSLEQEQSKSEQRDREWEEQLRRSKEADEEMTRKARWARDEYNRQSLRAIEKGHVAGLSVQFQKQTHLNKANPHKRHSTFTEPTTSPVSNNEVHPRPGLQRAEPPLYRRRQSRRHSTTTLQPLMDSPAWVRAPRPSSRESVVVWFTEEQKPKKAGYERNTNDIAPWFHGIISREDSEGLLMNATEGCFLVRVSERIWGYTLSYRTASGFKHFLIDASGDYYSFLGVDQNRHATLADLIDFHKEDVITTTGKELLLEACMRSGPSADFGGLFS is encoded by the exons ATGATGCAACAGATTCTGAGAGACATGTTCGTAGATCCAGAGCTTCTGGATGAATTGAATGAAGGGCAAAAGCAAATACTTTTCTACAAAATACGTCAGGAGCAGGTGCGACGCTGGACAGAGCATGACAGCCAACAGGAGGGAAGCTGGGAAAGGAGCCGGGTACTCACGAATAGAGATG AAACCAGGAAGAGTGTTCAGTGGCTAAAGGGTCGTGATGGCGAGGTGTGGGTTTGGATAATGGGAGAGGCACCTGGTGACAAACCACATGAGTTGATAGTCAAAGAGCTGATGGAGGAGAGAGCCAAGCGTCAGGCTCAGCTAGAAGCCCAGGAGCTGTG GCGGAAGAAAGAAGAGGAGATAAAGCAGAAGTTCAGAGATGCCATCACAAAAGAGAAAGCACGCTTAGTTGCCGGAAAATGGAAGGAGGAAGCTGAGGACAGGAAAGCAGCTAAACAGGAAGAGGAACGGATACGAGAGAAACTAAAG aAACAAGAGGAAGAGGAAAGGAAGAGGGAAGAGGAGGAGATACGGCGTGCAGAGGAAGAAAGAGCGAAGGAGCTTTACATGTCTCTGGAGCAGGAGCAAAGCAAAAGTGAACAGCGTGATAGAGAGTGGGAGGAGCAAT TGCGTCGCTCCAAAGAAGCTGATGAGGAGATGACAAGAAAGGCCCGCTGGGCAAGAGATGAATATAATCGTCAGTCACTACGGGCCATAGAGAAAGGCCATGTGGCTGGCCTGAGCGTGCAGTTTCAAAAACAGACCCACCTGAATAAAGCAAACCCCCATAAGAGACACAGTACGTTCACTGAACCCACCACAAGTCCTGTCTCCAACAATGAAGTCCATCCGAGGCCTGGCCTTCAACGTGCAGAACCTCCTTTGTACAGACGCAGACAAAGTCGCAGACATAGTACAACAACATTACAACCACTAATGGATAG CCCTGCATGGGTACGAGCACCACGACCCAGTTCCAGGGAATCTGTTGTAGTCTGGTTTACTGAAGAGCAAAAACCGAAAAAAGCTGGATATGAAAGGAACACCAATGATATCGCCCCATGGTTTCACG GTATCATCTCTCGAGAGGATTCTGAGGGTCTACTTATGAATGCTACCGAAGGCTGTTTTCTGGTGCGGGTCAGTGAAAGGATATGGGGTTACACACTGTCCTATCGCACAGCCAGTGGTTTCAAACATTTCCTTATTGATGCTTCTGGGGACtattacagctttctgggtgtGGACCAAAACCGTCATGCAACCCTTGCTGATCTCATCGACTTCCACAAG GAGGACGTCATCACAACAACAGGAAAAGAGCTGCTGCTGGAGGCTTGTATGCGGTCTGGACCTTCTGCGGACTTTGGAGGACTTTTCTCATAA